Proteins from a genomic interval of Labrus mixtus chromosome 24, fLabMix1.1, whole genome shotgun sequence:
- the LOC132959505 gene encoding ribose-phosphate pyrophosphokinase 2, giving the protein MPNIVLFSGSSHHDLSQKVADRLGLELGKVITKKFSNQETCVEIGESVRGEDVYIVQSGCGEINDNLMELLIMINACKIASSSRVTAVIPCFPYARQDKKDKSRAPISAKLVANMLSVAGADHIITMDLHASQIQGFFDIAVDNLYAEPAVLQWIRENIPEWKNCIIVSPDAGGAKRVTSIADRLNVDFALIHKERKKANEVDRMVLVGDVKDRVAILVDDMADTCGTICHAADKLIDAGAVKVYAILTHGIFSGPAISRINSAPFEAVVVTNTIPQEEKMKACPKIQVIDISMILAEAIRRTHNGESVSYLFSHVPL; this is encoded by the exons ATGCCTAACATCGTGCTTTTTAGCGGGAGCTCCCACCACGACCTGTCCCAGAAAGTCGCCGATCGGCTGGGACTGGAGCTGGGGAAAGTGATCACCAAGAAATTCAGCAACCAGGAGACATG TGTGGAGATCGGGGAGAGCGTTCGCGGCGAGGACGTCTACATCGTGCAGAGCGGCTGCGGCGAAATCAACGACAACCTCATGGAGCTGCTCATCATGATCAACGCCTGCAAGATCGCCTCGTCGTCCAGAGTCACCGCCGTCATCCCCTGCTTCCCCTACGCCCGGCAGGACAAAAAAGACAAG AGTCGAGCACCCATCTCGGCGAAGCTGGTGGCCAACATGTTGTCCGTGGCCGGAGCGGACCACATCATCACCATGGACCTGCACGCCTCACAGATccag GGTTTTTTCGACATCGCTGTAGACAACCTTTATGCAGAACCAGCGGTGCTACAGTGGATACGCGAAAATATTCCTGAGTGGAAGAATTGTATAATCGTTTCTCCAGATGCTGGTGGAGCAAAACG AGTGACGTCTATCGCCGACCGCCTGAACGTGGACTTTGCGCTGATccacaaagagaggaagaaggccAACGAGGTGGACCGCATGGTGCTGGTCGGCGACGTCAAAGACCGCGTAGCCATCCTGGTGGACGACATGGCCGACACCTGCGGCACCATCTGCCACGCTGCCGACAA GCTGATTGACGCTGGCGCCGTAAAGGTGTACGCCATCCTCACACACGGCATTTTCTCCGGCCCGGCCATCTCTCGTATCAACAGCGCCCCGTTCGAGGCCGTGGTGGTGACCAACACCATCCCccaggaggagaagatgaaggCGTGTCCCAAAATACAG GTCATCGATATCTCCATGATCCTGGCGGAGGCGATCAGGAGAACCCACAACGGCGAGTCCGTGTCCTACCTCTTCAGCCACGTACctttgtag